From a region of the Microcebus murinus isolate Inina chromosome 23, M.murinus_Inina_mat1.0, whole genome shotgun sequence genome:
- the B3GALT2 gene encoding beta-1,3-galactosyltransferase 2: protein MLQCRRRHCCFAKMTWNAKRSLFRTHLIGVLSLVLLFAVFLFFNHHDWLPGRNGFKENPVTYTFRGFRSTKSETNHSSLRNIWKETVPQTLRPQTATNSNNTDLSPQGVTGLENTLSANGSIYNEKGTGHPNSYHFKYIINEPEKCQEKSPFLILLIAAEPGQIEARRAIRQTWGNESLAPGIQITRIFLLGVSIKLNGYLQRAILEESRQYHDIIQQEYLDTYYNLTIKTLMGMNWVATYCPHIPYVMKTDSDMFVNTEYLIHKLLKPDLPPRHNYFTGYLMRGYAPNRNKDSKWYMPPDLYPSERYPVFCSGTGYVFSGDLAEKIFKVSLGIRRLHLEDVYVGICLAKLRIDPVPPPNEFVFNHWRVSYSSCKYSHLITSHQFQPSELIKYWNHLQQNKHNACANAAKEKAGRYRHRKLH, encoded by the coding sequence ATGCTTCAGTGCAGGAGAAGACACTGCTGCTTTGCAAAGATGACCTGGAATGCCAAAAGGTCTCTGTTCCGTACCCATCTTATCGGAGTACTTTCTTTAGTGCttctttttgctgtgtttttgttttttaatcatcaTGACTGGCTGCCAGGCAGAAATGGATTCAAAGAAAACCCTGTTACATACACTTTCCGAGGATTTCGTTCTACAAAGAGTGAGACAAACCACAGCTCCCTTCGAAACATCTGGAAAGAAACAGTCCCTCAAACTCTGAGGCCTCAAACAGCAACTAACTCTAATAATACAGACCTGTCACCACAAGGAGTTACAGGCCTGGAGAATACACTTAGTGCCAATGGAAGTATTTACAATGAAAAAGGTACTGGACATCCAAATTCTTACCATTTCAAATACATTATCAATGAGCCTGAAAAATGCCAGGAGAAAAGCCCTTTTTTAATACTGCTAATAGCTGCAGAGCCTGGACAAATAGAAGCCAGAAGAGCTATTCGGCAAACTTGGGGCAACGAAAGTCTAGCACCTGGTATCCAAATCACACGAATTTTCTTGTTGGGCGTAAGTATTAAGCTAAATGGCTATCTTCAACGTGCAATACTGGAAGAAAGCAGACAATATCATGACATAATTCAACAGGAATACTTAGATACATATTATAATTTGACCATTAAAACACTAATGGGTATGAACTGGGTTGCGACATACTGTCCACATATTCCATATGTTATGAAAACTGACAGTGACATGTTTGTCAACACtgaatatttaatacataaattaCTGAAGCCAGACCTGCCTCCTAGACATAACTATTTTACTGGTTACCTAATGCGAGGATATGCACCTAACCGAAACAAAGATAGCAAGTGGTACATGCCACCAGACCTCTACCCCAGTGAACGCTACCCTGTCTTCTGTTCTGGAACTGGCTATGTTTTCTCTGGAGATCTggcagaaaagatttttaaagtttctttaggTATCCGCCGTTTGCACTTGGAAGATGTGTATGTAGGGATCTGTCTTGCCAAGTTGAGAATTGATCCTGTGCCCCCTCCCAATGAGTTTGTTTTCAATCACTGGCGAGTTTCTTACTCAAGCTGTAAATACAGCCACCTAATTACCTCTCATCAGTTCCAGCCTAGTGAACTGATAAAATACTGGAACCATTTACAACAAAATAAGCACAACGCCTGTGCCAACGCAGCAAAAGAAAAGGCAGGCAGGTATCGCCACCGTAAACTACACTAG